The proteins below come from a single Pseudomonas chlororaphis genomic window:
- a CDS encoding isocitrate lyase has translation MALTREQQIAALEKDWAENPRWKGVKRNYSAADVVRLRGSVQPEHTFAKMGAEKLWNLVTQGAKPSFRPEKDFVNCMGALTGGQAVQQVKAGIQAIYLSGWQVAADNNSAESMYPDQSLYPVDSVPTVVKRINNSFRRADQIQWKAGKNPGDEGYIDYFAPIVADAEAGFGGVLNAYELMKSMIEAGAAGVHFEDQLASVKKCGHMGGKVLVPTQEAVQKLTAARLAADVAGVPTIILARTDANAADLLTSDCDPYDQPFVTGTRTQEGFYKVRAGLDQAIARGLAYAPYADLIWCETAKPDLDEARRFAEAIKKEYPDQILSYNCSPSFNWKKNLDDATIAKFQRELSAMGYKHQFITLAGIHNMWHSMFNLAHDYARNDMTAYVKLQEQEFADAAKGYTFVAHQQEVGTGYFDDMTTVIQGGTSSVTALTGSTEEEQFH, from the coding sequence ATGGCACTGACACGCGAACAGCAAATTGCAGCCCTTGAAAAAGACTGGGCTGAAAACCCGCGCTGGAAAGGCGTGAAGCGCAATTATTCCGCTGCTGACGTCGTCCGCCTGCGTGGCTCGGTTCAACCTGAGCACACCTTTGCAAAGATGGGCGCCGAGAAGCTGTGGAACCTGGTCACCCAGGGCGCCAAGCCATCCTTCCGTCCCGAGAAAGATTTCGTCAACTGCATGGGCGCCCTGACCGGCGGCCAGGCCGTTCAGCAAGTCAAGGCCGGCATCCAGGCGATCTACCTGTCGGGCTGGCAAGTGGCCGCGGACAACAACTCCGCCGAGTCGATGTACCCTGACCAGTCGCTGTACCCGGTGGATTCGGTTCCAACCGTGGTCAAGCGCATCAACAACTCGTTCCGTCGCGCCGACCAGATCCAGTGGAAAGCTGGCAAGAACCCGGGCGATGAAGGCTACATCGACTACTTCGCACCGATCGTGGCTGACGCCGAAGCCGGTTTCGGCGGCGTCCTGAACGCCTACGAACTGATGAAGAGCATGATCGAGGCAGGCGCCGCCGGCGTGCACTTCGAAGACCAGTTGGCCTCGGTGAAGAAATGCGGCCACATGGGTGGCAAGGTACTGGTTCCGACCCAGGAAGCCGTGCAGAAGCTGACCGCTGCCCGCCTGGCCGCCGACGTTGCCGGTGTACCGACCATCATCCTGGCCCGTACCGACGCCAACGCCGCTGACCTGCTGACCTCCGACTGCGACCCGTACGACCAGCCGTTCGTGACCGGCACTCGCACCCAGGAAGGCTTCTATAAGGTCCGCGCCGGCCTCGACCAGGCCATCGCCCGCGGCCTGGCCTACGCGCCGTACGCCGACCTGATCTGGTGCGAAACCGCCAAGCCGGACCTGGACGAAGCCCGTCGTTTCGCCGAAGCGATCAAGAAGGAATACCCGGACCAGATCCTGTCGTACAACTGCTCGCCTTCCTTCAACTGGAAGAAAAACCTGGACGACGCGACCATCGCCAAGTTCCAGCGCGAACTGTCCGCCATGGGCTACAAGCACCAGTTCATCACCCTGGCCGGCATTCACAACATGTGGCACAGCATGTTCAACCTGGCGCACGACTACGCCCGCAACGACATGACCGCCTACGTGAAGCTGCAAGAGCAGGAATTCGCTGACGCTGCCAAAGGCTACACCTTCGTGGCCCACCAGCAGGAAGTGGGCACTGGCTACTTCGACGACATGACCACCGTGATCCAGGGCGGCACCTCGTCGGTGACCGCGCTGACCGGTTCGACCGAAGAAGAACAGTTCCACTGA
- a CDS encoding NADH-quinone oxidoreductase subunit A yields the protein MPEATGLMAHNWGFAIFLLGVVGLCAFMLGVSSLLGSKAWGRSKNEPFESGMLPTGGARLRLSAKFYLVAMLFVIFDIEALFLFAWSVSVRESGWTGFVEALVFIAILLAGLVYLYRVGALDWAPEARRKRQAKLKQ from the coding sequence ATGCCCGAAGCGACAGGACTCATGGCCCACAACTGGGGCTTTGCCATTTTCCTTCTGGGCGTCGTCGGCCTGTGTGCCTTCATGCTCGGCGTGTCGAGCCTGCTCGGGTCAAAAGCCTGGGGCCGCAGCAAAAACGAACCGTTCGAGTCCGGCATGCTACCTACCGGTGGCGCCCGCTTGCGGCTCTCAGCCAAATTCTATCTGGTCGCGATGCTCTTCGTGATCTTCGATATCGAAGCCCTCTTTCTCTTTGCATGGTCTGTGTCCGTCCGCGAAAGCGGCTGGACCGGATTCGTCGAAGCACTCGTTTTCATAGCAATTCTGTTGGCAGGTCTTGTCTACCTTTACCGGGTGGGGGCACTTGATTGGGCTCCGGAAGCTCGGCGCAAGCGGCAAGCGAAGCTGAAACAATGA